Proteins found in one Silene latifolia isolate original U9 population unplaced genomic scaffold, ASM4854445v1 scaffold_20.1, whole genome shotgun sequence genomic segment:
- the LOC141638442 gene encoding phospholipase D alpha 1-like isoform X2, with product MTEDQIAQACPFCLGNCNCRTCLRMEGRLRHGMSTYFSVGSEERFNHTRYLLNTIIPFLKQFNQEQMMEKEVEAKIQGVPESAAVQEILYHQRKTMEMMYSDIAAAIERKQLNEHPTDYLSFFCLGNREVLTRNEYLQLDKPDAGSNYFRAQLHRRFMIYVHSKMMIVDDEYIIIGSANINQRSMDGGINTEIAMGAFQPNHLAGKQPPKGHIFGFRMSLWCEHLRQLQEYFAHPETIECIRELRMVSEDNWKRYTSEIFEDDLPCHLLCYPLLVTSNGNICAIPGVKCFPDTKASVLGSKSSWLFNVR from the exons ATGACAGAAGACCAGATTGCTCAGGCTTGCCCATTCTGTCTTGGCAATTGTAACTGCAGGACATGCTTAAGGATGGAAGGAAGATTGAGA CATGGGATGAGCACATATTTCAGCGTCGGATCTGAGGAACGGTTTAACCACACCAGATACTTGCTGAATACTATTATACCTTTTCTAAAGCAGTTCAATCAGGAGCAGATGATGGAAAAGGAAGTCGAGGCCAAAATTCAAG GAGTACCTGAGAGTGCGGCTGTGCAGGAGATACTGTATCATCAGAGGAAGACAATGGAGATGATGTATTCTGATATTGCAGCTGCTATTGAACGTAAACAATTAAATGAACATCCAACAGACTACTTGTCTTTCTTCTGTCTTGGTAATCGGGAGGTCTTGACTCGTAATGAGTATTTACAACTGGACAAACCAGATGCTGGCTCTAACTATTTCAGAGCTCAGCTCCATAGACGCTTTATGATTTATGTTCATTCAAAGATGATGATAG TCGACGATGAGTACATCATAATTGGATCTGCCAATATAAACCAGAGATCAATGGATGGAGGAATTAACACGGAGATAGCAATGGGAGCCTTCCAACCCAATCATTTGGCAGGTAAACAGCCACCAAAAGGCCATATATTCGGGTTCAGAATGTCACTTTGGTGCGAGCATCTTCGCCAACTCCAAGAATACTTTGCGCATCCTGAGACAATAGAATGCATCAGAGAACTTCGCATGGTTTCCGAGGACAATTGGAAAAGGTATACGAGCGAAATATTTGAAGACGACTTGCCATGTCACCTGCTTTGCTATCCTCTGTTGGTCACTAGTAATGGCAACATATGCGCAATTCCTGGTGTCAAATGTTTCCCTGACACGAAAGCTAGTGTCCTCGGTTCCAAGTCGTCTTGGTTGTTTAATGTTCGCTAA
- the LOC141638442 gene encoding phospholipase D alpha 1-like isoform X1 has product MGSMVMGIKIDSNKCHQCHRKNKRVVRCTKCKTKRFCILCIQNWYPQMTEDQIAQACPFCLGNCNCRTCLRMEGRLRHGMSTYFSVGSEERFNHTRYLLNTIIPFLKQFNQEQMMEKEVEAKIQGVPESAAVQEILYHQRKTMEMMYSDIAAAIERKQLNEHPTDYLSFFCLGNREVLTRNEYLQLDKPDAGSNYFRAQLHRRFMIYVHSKMMIVDDEYIIIGSANINQRSMDGGINTEIAMGAFQPNHLAGKQPPKGHIFGFRMSLWCEHLRQLQEYFAHPETIECIRELRMVSEDNWKRYTSEIFEDDLPCHLLCYPLLVTSNGNICAIPGVKCFPDTKASVLGSKSSWLFNVR; this is encoded by the exons ATGGGTTCGATGGTAATG GGAATTAAAATTGATTCAAACAAGTGTCATCAGTGCCACAGGAAAAACAAAAGAGTAGTGAGGTGCACCAAGTGTAAGACCAAGCGCTTTTGTATTCTCTGCATACAAAATTG GTATCCACAAATGACAGAAGACCAGATTGCTCAGGCTTGCCCATTCTGTCTTGGCAATTGTAACTGCAGGACATGCTTAAGGATGGAAGGAAGATTGAGA CATGGGATGAGCACATATTTCAGCGTCGGATCTGAGGAACGGTTTAACCACACCAGATACTTGCTGAATACTATTATACCTTTTCTAAAGCAGTTCAATCAGGAGCAGATGATGGAAAAGGAAGTCGAGGCCAAAATTCAAG GAGTACCTGAGAGTGCGGCTGTGCAGGAGATACTGTATCATCAGAGGAAGACAATGGAGATGATGTATTCTGATATTGCAGCTGCTATTGAACGTAAACAATTAAATGAACATCCAACAGACTACTTGTCTTTCTTCTGTCTTGGTAATCGGGAGGTCTTGACTCGTAATGAGTATTTACAACTGGACAAACCAGATGCTGGCTCTAACTATTTCAGAGCTCAGCTCCATAGACGCTTTATGATTTATGTTCATTCAAAGATGATGATAG TCGACGATGAGTACATCATAATTGGATCTGCCAATATAAACCAGAGATCAATGGATGGAGGAATTAACACGGAGATAGCAATGGGAGCCTTCCAACCCAATCATTTGGCAGGTAAACAGCCACCAAAAGGCCATATATTCGGGTTCAGAATGTCACTTTGGTGCGAGCATCTTCGCCAACTCCAAGAATACTTTGCGCATCCTGAGACAATAGAATGCATCAGAGAACTTCGCATGGTTTCCGAGGACAATTGGAAAAGGTATACGAGCGAAATATTTGAAGACGACTTGCCATGTCACCTGCTTTGCTATCCTCTGTTGGTCACTAGTAATGGCAACATATGCGCAATTCCTGGTGTCAAATGTTTCCCTGACACGAAAGCTAGTGTCCTCGGTTCCAAGTCGTCTTGGTTGTTTAATGTTCGCTAA